One window from the genome of Nicotiana tomentosiformis chromosome 5, ASM39032v3, whole genome shotgun sequence encodes:
- the LOC138892087 gene encoding uncharacterized protein, giving the protein MELPWVVGGDFNVVFSEEEKIGGLLVYPLEYEDFAFCVNSCGMFDTGYKGSPFTWWNGRPTADYIFKRLDRILVNTPFQTLSSSTEEEHLIRTGSDHAPLLMSCGDQTMQFKLKRVKIALSKWSKLTYGDIFKQLALREDVVRVKEMLFKENPTIENRIMFQKAQAEMKRYLSIEERYWKQKAGMNWQKLQRIQNHDGTWIDTQETIADVVAVFF; this is encoded by the exons ATGGAGTTACCATGGGTGGTTGGAGGGGATTTTAATGTAGTTTTTAGTGAAGAGGAGAAAATTGGAGGACTGTTAGTGTACCCTCTAGAATATGAAGATTTTGCTTTCTGTGTAAACTCATGTGGAATGTTTGACACTGGGTATAAAGGAAGCCCATTTACTTGGTGGAATGGGAGGCCAACTGCAGACTACATATTCAAAAGGTTGGACAGAATTCTCGTCAATACACCATTTCAGACCTTATCTTCAAGTACAGAAGAGGAGCATCTCATTAGAACAGGCTCAGATCATGCTCCACTCTTGATGAGTTGTGGTGATCAGACTATGCAATTT AAACTAAAGAGAGTTAAGATTGCTCTTTCTAAATGGAGCAAGCTCACTTATGGGGATATCTTCAAACAACTGGCATTAAGAGAAGATGTGGTCAGAGTGAAGGAAATGTTATTTAAAGAAAATCCAACAATAGAGAATAGAATTATGTTTCAGAAGGCACAAGCAGAGATGAAGAGATATCTGAGCATTGAGGAACGGTACTGGAAACAAAAAGCAGGAATGAATTG GCAGAAGCTCCAGCGAATTCAGAATCATGATGGAACATGGATTGATACACAGGAAACTATAGCTGATGTTGTAGCTGTATTCTTCTAG